The genomic window CATACCCATTCTCCCAGATGCACCATTAAGGGCAATTTTCATGCAATTATTTGGGGTTTATTGTTCTTAAATGGTATTAGTTAGCTCATGGTTGGCGGATCAGACTCATAGTGAACCGCACCGATCCCTCGTTTAACCCGTTTTTTGGCGGTTTGTTTTGACGGCTTGTCTTCGTCCATTGTGCGGGTTTCGTCCAAAATCCGATCTGGGTCTAACGAAATGGCTTTGTGCAATTGGTTTCGTAGCTCTATCAAGGACAAATTTGTCATCAACTTGCCATTCTGTGCCGTAGAGATCTTACCGCGTTCCTCCGAAACTACAATAATAAACGCATCACTCTGTTCAGAAAGACCCATTGCAGACCGGTGACGCAAGCCCAAGTTGGGACTTAGTTCCCGACTCGCCGACACAGGCAAGATACACCGAACGGCCTCTACCCGCCCCGATTGAATGATCATCGCGCCATCATGCAAAGGACTATTTTTGTGAAAAACCGCAATCAACAAATCTGGAGTTACTTGCGCTTGTAGAATGGTTCCAGTCTCTATATAGGTATCCAAGGGCGTTGAGCGCCTAAAGACAATGAGTGCCCCCGTTTTTTTGTTTGCCATGTCTGCAACAGCCGTCAACACATCTTCCACAATTTTGCTTTGGTCGGGTGGTCGGAAAAACCGCTGAAATCCAGTCGTTTGTCCCAACATCAACAATAAACGACGTAACTCCGGCTGGAACAACACAATGATCGCCACTACAAAAACCTCGCTCAAGGTACGGAACAAAAACCGAAGCATGGTCATGTCTGCCGCCGTCACCAATACATCGAACAAGTACAGCACAATAAGACCAATAAACACCTGAATGGCGATCGTGCGTTGCATAACACGATACACCATATATATAAGTAAGGCCACGACCCCAATGTCGAGCAAGTCCACCAAAGTGACACGTAAAAAATATATCTCGAAAAGCGTCATGTATCTTCAAGCAATTAACACGAGTGTTGTGCTGAAAATAGGTATGTAAGGCTTCTAAAAAAAGGGCTTGACCAATTTCACGAAACCACCACCCCATTTGTACTTGATTTTAACCAAGTATCCCGTTACCTTAAAGTTTTTACTGCAATCACTCCCCTTTAACAACGCCCCAACATGTCCTTTATTTCCATAAATCCAGCCACCGAAACCATCCGTAAATCTTATCCAACGCATACGACTGCCGAGCTTGAGCAAAAATTACAACATGCTGCAAATGCGTTCCTCTCGCTCAAACAAACGTCCTTGGCAGAACGCGCCGCGTGGCTCAACCAAGCCGCAGTACTTTTAACTGAGCGGGCGGCATATCTGGGTCAGATTATGACGGAAGAAATGGGGAAGCCTTTAGCCGCTGCCATTGCCGAGGTGCATAAATGCGCCAGTGTTTGCCGATATTATGCCGAAAATGGGGGGAATTTCCTGAAACCCATCTCCATTGCCAGTGATGCCAGTCATTCGTATGTGGTCTATGATCCATTGGGCGTTGTGCTTGGTATCATGCCTTGGAACTTCCCGCTGTGGCAAGCCTTCCGCGCATGCGTCCCGACGATGATGGCCGGAAATGCGTTTTTGCTGAAACATGCCCCGAATACACCCGAATCGGCGTTTGAAATGGAAAAGCTCATGAGCGATGCAGGATTCCCGCAAGACAGTTTTCAAAATCTTTTTGTAGCGGTAGAAACCGTAGCGGGCATCATTGCTGATCCGCGTGTAGCGGCTGTTACCCTCACCGGAAGTGTGGGCGCTGGTCGTTCGGTGGCGCGTTTGGCCGGAGATGCGCTTAAAAAAACCGTTTTGGAATTGGGTGGGAGCGATCCCTTTATTGTTCTGGAAGATGCCGATTTAGACCTTGCCGCCGAGGTTGCCGTTTCGAGTCGTTACCTAAACAATGGCCAAACTTGTATTGCGGCCAAACGGTTTATTATGGTAGAACGTGTGGCAAATGCCTTTACCGAGAAGTTTCTGGCGCGTGTTCAGGCACTTAAGGTAGGCGATCCCATGCAACCAGATGTAGCCATTGGCCCTATGGCGCGTGCCGACCTCCGGCAGCAACTTCACGACCAGGTGGTGAAGTCGGTGGCGGCGGGTGCTACGGTTTTATGCGGCGGCGTAATGCCCGAAGGAGTGGGCTTTTATTACCCACCAACCGTTTTAGGAAATGTAAAACCGGGCATGGCGGCGTTCGACGAAGAGTTGTTTGGCCCTGTGGCCGCCCTTATTGTGGCAAAGGACGAGGCAGAAGCCCTTTATTTAGCCAATAGAAGCGATTATGGCTTGGGCTCCACCATTTTTACAAACAATGTGCCGCGTGCAGAGGCATTGGGGAGCCAGATTAATGCCGGATGTGTGTTCATCAACGGTATGGTAAAAAGCGACCCACGTTTGCCCTTTGGCGGTATCAAACATAGCGGTTATGGTCGGGAACTCTCGCAAATGGGGATTCACGAATTTGTTAATGCCAAAACCGTTTGGGTGCGATAACCAATGGACGAACAACCAAGCATTTCCTCTTTTAAGGCACGGGGCGGGTATTGGCTCATTGGGCAAGGTATCTTGTTTGTGCTTTATGCTGCCGCGCTCATCGCACCAGTCAAGTGGTTTACCTTACCATTGTTTGGTAATTTGGGGCACGTTACAGGCGCATTGTTAGCCATTTTGGGTATTTGGATGGGTATTTCGGCTTTTTGGACACTTGGTAGGAGCCTAACGCCTTTTCCCGCTCCGCTACAAAATGCCCAACTGGTAGCCTATGGCGTCTATCGCATTGTACGTCACCCCATTTATGGCGCACTTTTTCTGCTGGGGCTTGGCGTTGCTTTTTGGGTAAATAATCTTGGTGCAGCGGCTGTGGCTATACTTCTTTTGCTGTTCTTCCGGCTAAAATCTGGGCAAGAAGAGGTTTTTCTCGTGGGTAAATATCCAGACTATGTGGCTTACCAGAAAAAAACCCGCAAGCGGTTAATTCCATTTTTGTGGTAAGCTCTGCGTTTAAATGTCAGAATTCATCTGTGAACGGTGAGACCTATAAAGGGTTGACGAGGTTATACCATACGATCAAATGGGCCATTTGCCGTTCTCCTATCCTTGCCTAAAGCCTTTAAAGTCACGAAGCCTCTAAAAAAGCGTGAGTTTATTGCATAGGCGGAACTTGGTTGCATCAAATTCAATGTGTAGGCGTTCATGTACGACTATACGCGATTTGGAACCTTTTTGGACGCAATATGGGCTTTAGCACACAACAGCATAAGCAAAAATTAAGGAGTCAGAAGATGGCACGCACCTTCGACGTCCCTGTTTTTTACAAGAGCACCGTCATTTCCAAAGTGAAAGAGGTGCGCAAAGTTCTGGATCCTCGAAAACGTGACCTACGTCCGGCCATTCTGGACTATGGTCCCATTCGCTTTAAAATAGCCAGACATTTTGGATTCTGCTTTGGGGTGGAACAAGCGGTGGACATCGCCTACCGAGCCATAGATGAAAACGAGGGGAAGCGCATATTTTTACTGTCCGAGATGATCCATAACCAGCAAGTCAACGAGGATTTGCGGGTAAGGGGTGTGCATTTTTTACGCTCCACCAAAGGCGAACAGCTTATTCCATTTGAGTCTCTCACGCCCGAAGACATTGTCATCATACCTGCCTTTGGCGCATCACTTGAGGTGGAAAACCAGCTCCAGAAGGCTGGCGTGGATGTCCAGCAATACGATACCACCTGCCCCTTTGTAATGAAGGTTTGGAAACGAAGTACTCAAATCGGACAAAGTGGGTACACCACTATTGTACACGGCAAACGCTACCACGAAGAAACACGCGCCACCTTCTCCCGTGCCAAAGAAGCTGCACCAGTGGTGATTGTGCGTGACCTCGAAGAGGCGGAGCTATTGGCATCCGTGATCAAAGGCGAACGCGACGCACAATTCTTCCATGAAACTTTTGCAGACCGCTATACCGAGGGCTTTAATCCTGAAAAAGACTTGCAAAAAATTGGCGTGGTCAACCAGACCACCATGCTCGCCACTGAGACCCAAGCCATTGCGGAACTACTCCGTAGCGCTGTTGCCGCAAAATTCGGCGAGGACAATCTACGGGAGCATTTTGCAGATACCAGCGATACGCTCTGCTATGCCACAAACGAAAACCAAAGCGCAACACGGGCACTCATAAATGAAGGTGGGGATCTTGCTATTGTCGTAGGTGGGTACAATTCCTCCAATACAAGCCATTTGGTTGAACTCTGTGAAGAAGCCATGCCCACTTATTTCATATCAAGTGCAGAGGAAATTTCTTCTCCAGAAGAGATTCATCATTTTGTCTATACAACGGCTAAACGCATCAAAACCCGCAATTGGTTTCCAGTTCGGCAACCTTTAGACATTGTTCTTACCGCAGGCGCTTCTTGCCCAGATTCCTTGCTGGAGGATGTTTTACGAAAAATTGTGGACTGGTTTCCAGATGCCCGATCCGACCATGAGGTTCTCGAAGCTTTTCAGAGCAATTTGGTCTCCATGAACTGACCGTTTCCGGTATGTTTTTCCGATAAAACCATGTATCCAACCCTCCTTGTTCTCCATTCGTATGGGCGTTGGCTGGTTCTGATTGCCCTTCTGGTGGTCTTGCTGAGGGTGTATTTTTGCTGGAAACGGGGAAGTTTGATAGGTCAAATGGATGCCTATGTTCGCGTAATTGCTTTAGTTGTTGCGGGTGTGCAAATCACAACTGGGCTTGCGCTCTACTTCATTAGTCCAGTAGTGGCCTATTTCTACACACGTTTTCCGGAAACCATCCACCTACGCGAAGTTCGCTTTTTTGGAATGGAACATAGTTCCATGATGCTTACCGGCCTTTTGGTTTTCTTATGGGTTTTGATTAGGTTTTATCGCCCCCAGACCGATAACCTCCGTTACAAAAAAGCCACGCGATGGCTCACACTTGCTCTTTTTATAATCCTCACCTCTATTCCTTGGTCTTTCTGGCCGCTTGTCAGCCGCCCACTCTTCCGGTAGTTTTTAAGACTCCTTTTCCTCTTTATTGGGTATTACCCCCCTTAAAACCTCCAATTATGTAAACCCAAACGCTCCTTCACCATCCAGAATGGCACGACTAACCTTAGAAAAACCCGCCGAAGCATGGTACGACCCGGTGTTGTGAAGTAGTAGGGTGAATTAAGCGATATCCCACCCCTAACGCACGTTAAGAAAAAACCTTAGTCCACCTTAAATAACTGAATGGTATAATCTAATAGGCTATGATCGCCATATTCGCCGTGCCCCGGAACAACAACCTTAATTTTAGGATATGCTTTTTTAATTTTTTCGACTGTACTTGACCAATCTTTGACGTTTGCATCTCCTAAATAGCCTTTACTTGCATCTAATTCTTTTAATAAACAGCCACCAAATAACACCCCTTCACTTGGAAAAAAACCTACAACATTGTCTATTGTATGCCCTTCTCCGAAGAATTTAACAATTGTTTTTTCTTTTCCAACCTTTAGAATAATCGAGTCATTAAAACTGTTTTTTGGAACAGTATAATTGTTCGTTTCTGCAAGTTCAATCGTTTTGGTATAAGCATAAGAGGGGATGTTTTTTTCATCAAAAGCCTTAAGTCCACCTAAGCTATCGTCGTGAAAATGGGTTGGAACGATGGCATTTATCCTCGCGCCTAATGCTTCTTGAATCCATGTTATCAACTCTTTTGACGCCAAATCGTTGATGGGTGTATCAAAAACAATGGCCTCATCTTGGCTTGTTACGACAAGTCCGTTGCAAGGAACATTCCCAAAGTCGTTCGTTTGCTTAAACGAAGTGTGCTGAAAAGTATTGGCCGTAAGTTGTGTGACGATTAGGTTTGCAGATTGGTAAACCTGTTTTGGTTTAAAGATTTCTCTTTTTTGAGGAGAACAATTTAAGCCACTCAAAGAAATGAGTATCATTAGCACGGTGTTGATTATGGATTTCATGCTTATTTTGGATTTTGGTTGTAAAAACAACAAAGTTGCACCAATCTTTATTTAATTGGATACTGACTGGTTAACTACGGAGTATTGTTTATTCGATTTTAACAAACAACGTTCGTACTATCATAGCACCAAAAAAACAAATCATACCCTCAAAAAATGCGTGCATAAGTTATTTTAGAGTAATTATGGGCAATATAATGATGCTATTTCCAATCAATTTAAAGATCTTTTATGGATTATATTCACTTCGTAGCGAACGGAAGAAGTGCCTAAAGCAGGCTCGAATATGATCAGGTTTTTCAAATCTTCATGTTGTGTTATTGTTCCTTGTGGTTGGTTGGGTATGCCACAAACGTGTATCCCAATGAAGGACGATTGGCGCATGTTCCGTCCTGAAAATCTTTGTTTGACAAAACAATGCCGAATAAAAATTGGAATAATATTAATTTATAAAAATAAAATTCTAATAAAATACAAAAAGACCAATTTATGTTCTTTCGCAAAAAAACAACGAAGTTTGGTTTCTCACAAATAAAATCACATGTGGAAGCGGTTTCCATCCCGTAGTTTCTATGCCTTAAAAAAGTAAACCAACGGTAAAGGGCAAACGATGAAGGCAAATCCATACTATGTGTATAAATTTGGTGGGACTTCGGTCTCGGATACAGAGCGAATCCGTGAAGTGGTTCGATTGGTGATACAAGCCCCGCACGAGGGACGTAAAGTAGTCGTGGCTTCGGCCTTAGGCAAACTAAAGGGCGATCCGAACCCCAAGGTCACCGACCAATTGCTCATGTGTATTGCATTGGCACAAGACCGAGACACGGGCTATAATACCGTTCTGGAGCAATTACAAAGCCGCCACGAGACCTTGCTCAAGGAATTGGTGACGGATCTTGCAGACCAAAACGCCATTCGTACACATTTAGGCACACTTTGGCATTATTTAGGGGAACTATTAGACGGGGTTTATCTCCTCCGCGAATGTTCCGACCGTACTTGGGCAGCCATTGTAGCGATGGGAGAACGTCTTTCCGTACCGATCATCGCAGGGGCATTTAGGGCGGCTGGGCATAAGGCGGTTTCGATAGAAGCAACGCAACTTATTCGCACGGGGCCGCAATTCTTAGAAGCGGAGGTGGATTTCCGGCTTTCGGGCGAGCTTATTCGTAAAAACCTCTGGCCATTGGGCGATGAAATTATTCCCATTGTCACCGGATTCCTTGGCGCAACGGAAGATGGGGTACTCACAACCTTGGGGCGTTCCGGCTCGGATTACTCCGCCACCATTTTGGCCTATGCCTTAGATGCACAAGAAGTGGTAATTTGGTCGGATGTAGATGGCGTACTGACTGCAGATCCGCGCATTGTGCCAGACGCTTTCCCCTTGGAAAACCTGACATATCAGGAAGCGAGCGAATTGGCCTATTTTGGGGCAAATGTTTTGCATCCACGCACCATGTTGCCGCTTATTGAGAAAAGCATCCCGCTTCGCTCTAAGAACACCATGAACCCAGAACATCCGGGTACGCTCATCTCCACCGAGACCCAAGACACGCCCAGTAAGGTTAAAGGCGTAACGTCTATTCGGAATATGGCCTTGTTAATGGTAGAAGGCTCTGGATTGGCAGGCGTTCCGGGCATTACAGCACGTGGCTTTGTTTCGTTGGCGGAAGCAGGTATTAGCGTGGTAATGGTTTCGCAGGCATCTTCCGAGCAAAGTGTGTGCTTTGCTGTGCGGCAGGCCGATGCAAAGGCAGCACATCAACGGCTATTGGATGCCTTCCAGCGCGAATTAGACAGGGGCGAAGTGGCCGAAGTAAGCCGCCGAGATGCTTGTGCAGTGGTGGCTATTGTAGGGGATAACATGCGGAACTCCCCCGGTATTGCCGGAAAAATGATGCAGGCTTTGGGCAAATGTGGCATTAATATCTTGTCTATTGCACAAGGAGCCTCCGAGCGGAATATATCGGTGGCCGTAATGGATACGGATGCCGTACCGGCGGTACAAGTCTTGCACGAAACCTTTGCCATGAACCGTCGTCGGGTTCACCTCTTCCAAATTGGAACGGGTGTCGTCGGTAAAACCATGCTCGAACTCCTTAAAAAACAAGATGATTATTTGCGAAGGATGCTCCGGTTGAATTTCCGAATTGTGGGCGTTGCAAACTCTCGACAAATGTTTTTTGACCCCAAAGGCGTAGATTTCGACATGGTGGACGAGCGTTTGGACATGGGGGATCCTTCGGATTTGGACAAGATCATTTCGTATTTCAAAGAAAACCGCCTAGAACATGCGGTCGTTATAGACATTACGGCGAGTGAAAAGGTGGCACGGATGTATCCCAAGTTTTTGGCTGCTGGCATTGCCGTCGTTACCCCAAATAAACGTGCGAACACCTTAGAACAAGCGTTCTATGATGAGATTTTTCACGTTTATAGCCAAAACCCAGTGCCTTATTTTTATGAAACAACCGTGGGCGCAGGATTGCCGATTATTTCCACCTTGCGCGACTTGGTAGAAACAGGCGACAAGATCAACCGCATCGAAGGCGTCCTGTCTGGTACATTGGCCTATATCTTTAATCGTATGTCGGAAGGGGTGACGTTCTCTAAAGCCCTCTTTGAAGCCCGCGATCTTGGTTTTACGGAACCAGACCCCCGCGACGATCTTATGGGTGAGGACGTGGCGCGGAAGATCGTGATTTTGGCGCGGGAAGCGGGTTTCCGGCTAAACCTCGAAGACGTAGCCCAAGAGTCGCTTGTTCCTAAAGCGTACCGAGACCTCTCCGTGCCGGACTTTATGGAAAAAGTACCAGAATTAGATGCTGGTTGGCAAGCCCGTATGGCGGAGTGGCAGGCACAAGGCTTGCGACCACAATATGTGGGGGTGATCAATGGCGATGGCTCCTGCTCCGTGGGCATTCAGGCGGTGGATGTGGACTCTCCGCTGCATTACCTACGCGGAACGGATAATATTGTATCGTTCAATACGCAACGATATTTCAATACGCCAATGGTGGTGCGTGGTCCCGGTGCTGGCCCTGAACTTACGTCTTCCATTATTCTCGCCGATACCATTAAAACCGCCGAAACGTTCCGGTAATGGTTTGGCCGTCATACTTTTGATTTGTAGCCCCTGCATCTCGGCGGTGTGGGGGCTTTTTTGTGATTATGGCTTAACCGGAACACCCCATGTCATCAACCCGCCTAAATGTGCTGTGTAGGCGACCAATCCGGCAGCCAAAAGGGTCACCACCAATACAACAATACGCATAGGTGTTTTTTGGGCAAAAGCCCCTTTCTCGTAGCGACCTGCAAACCAAGCAAGCGTCATAAGCAAAACCAAGACCAAACTTATCAGTACCACATAGTCGGCGGCGGCGGCGTGGGCGTCCAAGATTTGTTCCACCATTGGCTCACCTTCCACACCATCGGCAAGCGTTTCGCCCGTCTTTTTGGCAAAAACCGAGGCTGCAAAAGCCAATGCGCTTAGGTAGAACGTGCTTTGTTGCCACATCTCGCGTTTGGTAAAGAGCCACATAGCCGAGGTTGGCACGCTCAATAAGAGCAAAACCAACGGAAAATGCACCGCGAGCGGGTGTAAATAAGGGATGGTGTATTGAGAAAGTAAATCCATAACGGTTACAGAAAATTTATTCAGAAGTCCTAATATAAGGAGAATTTTGGTGGCGGGTTTAGGAGGTTTAGCCGTATAGGGAAGGTATATTTTGCAGAATGGGCAGTTGAGAGCTTTTCTCAGCGCAGAAAATTGCGGTTCTTTGACGCCAAGTTTATGCCTTAATGCTGACTCTTTTGTGCTTCCCCACAAACATCATAAGATTTTGCCGCGCAAGAGTTGCCGTCAACCCTAACAACAACCTGATTAACCCGTAACTTATATTTTTTAGACCAATCTTTCAGTCTGCCCGTTACCATTTTTAGCCAATTCCCGTCTGCATGAGGTTCACAGGAGGTCTTCCTGATTTCTTTTACCCAACTTGTACGCATATGAATGCCAAAACCTTGTTTTTACTACTTTTATGCCTTTGTATTGCTCCGGCGGCATCTGCACAAAAAGTCAACAATGGCCGTAGCTTAATAACCGCCATGAAATCCGCCGGTAAGCACCGGAAACCCGCCCTTACATTCGAACAAAAAACCATCTTCCATCGTCCAAATGGAAAAGCCGATACAGTTACTTGGTACGAGGCCGCTGTTCCGGGTAAACTGCGTATAGATTTTGCTCCCATAAAAGACGGAAATGGCGTTTTCTATTTCCGCAACAAACGCATGATGTTCAGAAACCACAAATTGGTGAACACAGCCTCGGATCAAAATATCCTGCAAACCCTCCTGATGGATATTTTCCAAGACAAAGCGGAACGCACACTTTTTGTCTTAGACAGTCTAAAATTCGATCTGAATGTGTTTCGGGAAGATGTTTGGAATGACCGAAAAATCTATGTGGTTGGTGCTTCAAAAGACGATTTGAAGGCCGCGCAATTCTGGGTGGATAAAGAGCGCAAAACGCTTGTTCGGGTGATTGAACCTAAAGGCAACCTCTTGCTGGACGTACATGTGACGGGATACCGCAAGATGGGCAAGGTCTGGCAAGAGGAGTCTATGTTGATTTATCTGAATGGCAAATTGGCACAAGAAGAGTATTACCGGAATATTCGTGCGCACAAAACACTACCAGCGGCCTTGTTTGATCCCCAAAAATGGACGATTGACCAGCCCTATTGGAGGTAATTATGCAATTCCCGTAAAGGCGTAAAGCCCCCTTTACGTCTCTACGTTTTTTTCGTGAGTTGCTGTAGATCGCCTATCATAAAGGTGTGTTTGCCCTTCTCGGCAATTTTAGTAAGGGTTTCGAGGAGTTGGAAAAACCTGATGTTATCGTCGTCCTTCATCAGTTCCGATGCGTTCTTGAGGGCGCGTGCCGTTGCTACGGCTGTTCTGGCATTTTCGAGATCGGACTTTGCTCGAATTTTGGCTTCTAAGTGCCTCGCAAACAAGTCTTGAATGGACTTTGGAAAGGTGAGGTCTCGGAGTTGTGCTTGTACAATAGAGACCCCTAATCGTGCTGCTTCTGCATCCATTTCGTCGTTTTTGAAGTCGAGTAACGTATTCCGTTTTTCGTTCAACGACTCACTGTCCATTTCAGAAATTCGGTTTCTTAGATAAATTTGTGCGATGTTGTGAATCTGTTGTTCGGCCTCAAGGATGAGGGCATACACAGGCTGATCAAGTGTAAAACGGCTAAGAAACTTTTCCCCGTCGGTAATCTGATAAAGAATGTTGAAGGAAAATCGCAGGGCGATATTGTCTTTGGTGAGAACTTCCTGATTGACAATGGTCAGTAATTTTGGCGCTTCGGGAAGGGTAAACAATTCTGTTCGATTCTTCCAATCCCATACCTCATAATACCCCGGCACCCAAACTTGTGCTAAAGCATTGTCCCGAAAGAAATAGCCAATGGTATTAGGCTTTACTTGATAGATTTTTTTGAATGACATCATGGTATTGCTTGGATTGTGCGCCCCGCTACTTGGCTGTATAAGCGGTTCCATAAGTATAAAAGTAGCGGACACCGGAGTAGAGGGAAGGCAGGTTAAGCATTGATGCGGTATCCCCTATCTTGCAGGCTATACTCCGGCTTGGGCTTTTGCCCTGTCCTTTACTTTTTTGAGCAGCTTAATCGGCTGTAGAGCGATTGCAACCACGCATGGTGGGAGTTGAACCCATTGGGACGAAGCACCGCAATGCCCTGTTTGTTTTTGCTTGTCCCGTTATAAACAGGTGACGGTTTACGAATTAATGAACTTCCTCCTGCTTTGGCCGCTTCAGAATGGCATATACAATACCGAGATAGCCTGTGAGCAGTAGCAAGGGCGAGAGGTATAAACTGATGAAGCCAAAAGCATCGTTCTCCATGCGCATAAGCCCATAACCAAGAACCAAAAGCCCTACACATCCGAAAAGGATGACATAGTTTTGCCGATCAAAGGGCATTTGTACGGGGCCTTTTCGGTTAAGGACGGTGTTAATCCGTCGTTCTGCACGGCGATTTGGCTCTTCGGTAGAAGGCTGGCTTACGATTGCAGGATTGGCTGGCTTTGGGGCGCTTTTCTGACGGTTTTGCTTGGCCATAAGGGTTTTGGGAAGCTAATGTTTGGGGGATCGTGACATTCGGTTTAATACCCAACAAACTAACATACATGCAGTTTTGCCAATTTGTCAAATCACAAAGCAAGAATCTTTCGATTCTCTTTATTTTTTGTTATTCATTCGGGAAAGAATCTTTGTAATTTGACCTTG from Rhodothermia bacterium includes these protein-coding regions:
- the cdaA gene encoding diadenylate cyclase CdaA, with the protein product MTLFEIYFLRVTLVDLLDIGVVALLIYMVYRVMQRTIAIQVFIGLIVLYLFDVLVTAADMTMLRFLFRTLSEVFVVAIIVLFQPELRRLLLMLGQTTGFQRFFRPPDQSKIVEDVLTAVADMANKKTGALIVFRRSTPLDTYIETGTILQAQVTPDLLIAVFHKNSPLHDGAMIIQSGRVEAVRCILPVSASRELSPNLGLRHRSAMGLSEQSDAFIIVVSEERGKISTAQNGKLMTNLSLIELRNQLHKAISLDPDRILDETRTMDEDKPSKQTAKKRVKRGIGAVHYESDPPTMS
- a CDS encoding NAD-dependent succinate-semialdehyde dehydrogenase produces the protein MSFISINPATETIRKSYPTHTTAELEQKLQHAANAFLSLKQTSLAERAAWLNQAAVLLTERAAYLGQIMTEEMGKPLAAAIAEVHKCASVCRYYAENGGNFLKPISIASDASHSYVVYDPLGVVLGIMPWNFPLWQAFRACVPTMMAGNAFLLKHAPNTPESAFEMEKLMSDAGFPQDSFQNLFVAVETVAGIIADPRVAAVTLTGSVGAGRSVARLAGDALKKTVLELGGSDPFIVLEDADLDLAAEVAVSSRYLNNGQTCIAAKRFIMVERVANAFTEKFLARVQALKVGDPMQPDVAIGPMARADLRQQLHDQVVKSVAAGATVLCGGVMPEGVGFYYPPTVLGNVKPGMAAFDEELFGPVAALIVAKDEAEALYLANRSDYGLGSTIFTNNVPRAEALGSQINAGCVFINGMVKSDPRLPFGGIKHSGYGRELSQMGIHEFVNAKTVWVR
- a CDS encoding isoprenylcysteine carboxylmethyltransferase family protein; translation: MDEQPSISSFKARGGYWLIGQGILFVLYAAALIAPVKWFTLPLFGNLGHVTGALLAILGIWMGISAFWTLGRSLTPFPAPLQNAQLVAYGVYRIVRHPIYGALFLLGLGVAFWVNNLGAAAVAILLLLFFRLKSGQEEVFLVGKYPDYVAYQKKTRKRLIPFLW
- a CDS encoding 4-hydroxy-3-methylbut-2-enyl diphosphate reductase; amino-acid sequence: MGFSTQQHKQKLRSQKMARTFDVPVFYKSTVISKVKEVRKVLDPRKRDLRPAILDYGPIRFKIARHFGFCFGVEQAVDIAYRAIDENEGKRIFLLSEMIHNQQVNEDLRVRGVHFLRSTKGEQLIPFESLTPEDIVIIPAFGASLEVENQLQKAGVDVQQYDTTCPFVMKVWKRSTQIGQSGYTTIVHGKRYHEETRATFSRAKEAAPVVIVRDLEEAELLASVIKGERDAQFFHETFADRYTEGFNPEKDLQKIGVVNQTTMLATETQAIAELLRSAVAAKFGEDNLREHFADTSDTLCYATNENQSATRALINEGGDLAIVVGGYNSSNTSHLVELCEEAMPTYFISSAEEISSPEEIHHFVYTTAKRIKTRNWFPVRQPLDIVLTAGASCPDSLLEDVLRKIVDWFPDARSDHEVLEAFQSNLVSMN
- the bla gene encoding subclass B1 metallo-beta-lactamase — protein: MKSIINTVLMILISLSGLNCSPQKREIFKPKQVYQSANLIVTQLTANTFQHTSFKQTNDFGNVPCNGLVVTSQDEAIVFDTPINDLASKELITWIQEALGARINAIVPTHFHDDSLGGLKAFDEKNIPSYAYTKTIELAETNNYTVPKNSFNDSIILKVGKEKTIVKFFGEGHTIDNVVGFFPSEGVLFGGCLLKELDASKGYLGDANVKDWSSTVEKIKKAYPKIKVVVPGHGEYGDHSLLDYTIQLFKVD
- the thrA gene encoding bifunctional aspartate kinase/homoserine dehydrogenase I, giving the protein MKANPYYVYKFGGTSVSDTERIREVVRLVIQAPHEGRKVVVASALGKLKGDPNPKVTDQLLMCIALAQDRDTGYNTVLEQLQSRHETLLKELVTDLADQNAIRTHLGTLWHYLGELLDGVYLLRECSDRTWAAIVAMGERLSVPIIAGAFRAAGHKAVSIEATQLIRTGPQFLEAEVDFRLSGELIRKNLWPLGDEIIPIVTGFLGATEDGVLTTLGRSGSDYSATILAYALDAQEVVIWSDVDGVLTADPRIVPDAFPLENLTYQEASELAYFGANVLHPRTMLPLIEKSIPLRSKNTMNPEHPGTLISTETQDTPSKVKGVTSIRNMALLMVEGSGLAGVPGITARGFVSLAEAGISVVMVSQASSEQSVCFAVRQADAKAAHQRLLDAFQRELDRGEVAEVSRRDACAVVAIVGDNMRNSPGIAGKMMQALGKCGINILSIAQGASERNISVAVMDTDAVPAVQVLHETFAMNRRRVHLFQIGTGVVGKTMLELLKKQDDYLRRMLRLNFRIVGVANSRQMFFDPKGVDFDMVDERLDMGDPSDLDKIISYFKENRLEHAVVIDITASEKVARMYPKFLAAGIAVVTPNKRANTLEQAFYDEIFHVYSQNPVPYFYETTVGAGLPIISTLRDLVETGDKINRIEGVLSGTLAYIFNRMSEGVTFSKALFEARDLGFTEPDPRDDLMGEDVARKIVILAREAGFRLNLEDVAQESLVPKAYRDLSVPDFMEKVPELDAGWQARMAEWQAQGLRPQYVGVINGDGSCSVGIQAVDVDSPLHYLRGTDNIVSFNTQRYFNTPMVVRGPGAGPELTSSIILADTIKTAETFR
- a CDS encoding slipin family protein, with amino-acid sequence MSFKKIYQVKPNTIGYFFRDNALAQVWVPGYYEVWDWKNRTELFTLPEAPKLLTIVNQEVLTKDNIALRFSFNILYQITDGEKFLSRFTLDQPVYALILEAEQQIHNIAQIYLRNRISEMDSESLNEKRNTLLDFKNDEMDAEAARLGVSIVQAQLRDLTFPKSIQDLFARHLEAKIRAKSDLENARTAVATARALKNASELMKDDDNIRFFQLLETLTKIAEKGKHTFMIGDLQQLTKKT
- a CDS encoding DUF3098 domain-containing protein; its protein translation is MAKQNRQKSAPKPANPAIVSQPSTEEPNRRAERRINTVLNRKGPVQMPFDRQNYVILFGCVGLLVLGYGLMRMENDAFGFISLYLSPLLLLTGYLGIVYAILKRPKQEEVH